A window of the Gossypium hirsutum isolate 1008001.06 chromosome A05, Gossypium_hirsutum_v2.1, whole genome shotgun sequence genome harbors these coding sequences:
- the LOC107957025 gene encoding pentatricopeptide repeat-containing protein At5g14080 yields the protein MRTVTDLAARIGRALISASNHANPNPTWTPSLEQTLLRLGCRESLTPSLVARVIDSFPSTHYSLALGFFNWASRKPGFSHDSISYQSILKSLSSSRQFNAIETLLKQVKAQKLSLDPSVYRFIISSLIKGKKTQNAIWVFNEVNSLSAELGSELCNSLLATSVSDGYFVESQKVFDEMFHKGIVFNTIGLGLFIWSSCKNGELSKVLSLLDEVKKGSSLDVNGSIIAVLVVHGLCFSSRESEAFWALDELRSRGCKPDFIAYSIVEEAFRMTNNVVERELVLKKKRKLGVAPRSNDYREFILGLILERRISEARDLGEAIVSGNFPIEDDVLNALIGSVSRIDPGSAIMFLNFMVGKGRLPTLSTLSNLSKNFGKRSKGDELWEVYQVLSSHGYFSDLESYSVMVSFFCRAGRLREAYKVLQEMKTKGLSPNVLFYNHLMEACCKEDLVRPAKRLWDEMFASGCPGNLSTYNILIGKLSQIGEVEEATRLFCHMAEKGVTPDATTYTALLEGLCQESDFKSAFEIFNKSVEQDVRLAQTILGTFVIHLCRKGQFPVASKLLCVLNSDIAQSDTHVVMLKCLANAKEIQLAIKHIQRVRGTSPSILQAIFSKLAASVSSTSGPNSTEQLLQAIQEEGPVDCKIY from the exons ATGAGAACAGTCACTGACTTAGCAGCTAGAATAGGCCGAGCATTGATCTCCGCATCCAACCATGCAAACCCAAATCCGACTTGGACTCCGTCTCTCGAACAGACCCTTCTCCGACTTGGTTGTCGTGAGTCGCTGACTCCGTCACTTGTCGCTCGTGTCATCGACTCCTTCCCCTCCACTCACTATTCTCTTGCTCTCGGCTTCTTCAACTGGGCCTCTCGGAAACCTGGATTTTCCCATGATTCAATCTCTTATCAGTCAATTCTCAAATCTCTCTCGTCTTCCCGCCAATTTAATGCCATTGAAACCCTCTTAAAGCAAGTCAAAGCTCAGAAACTCTCTCTTGACCCCTCGGTTTATCGCTTTATAATTAGTTCTTTGATCAAAGGAAAGAAAACCCAGAACGCAATCTGGGTTTTTAATGAAGTGAACTCTTTGAGTGCAGAGCTGGGATCTGAATTATGTAACTCACTTTTGGCTACTTCAGTTTCAGATGGTTACTTTGTTGAGTCCCAgaaagtgtttgatgaaatgtttCATAAAGGTATTGTTTTTAATACAATTGGGCTTGGTTTGTTTATTTGGAGTTCCTGTAAAAATGGTGAATTGAGTAAAGTTTTAAGTTTGTTAGATGAAGTGAAAAAAGGAAGTTCTTTGGATGTTAATGGATCAATCATCGCAGTTTTGGTAGTTCATGGACTTTGTTTCTCATCAAGAGAATCAGAGGCTTTTTGGGCATTGGATGAGTTGAGGAGCAGAGGTTGCAAGCCTGATTTTATAGCTTATAGCATTGTAGAAGAAGCGTTCAGAATGACCAACAATGTGGTTGAGAGGGAGttggttttgaagaagaagagaaagctGGGTGTGGCTCCAAGGAGTAATGACTATAGAGAGTTTATCTTAGGGCTGATCCTGGAGAGGCGGATAAGTGAAGCAAGGGATTTAGGTGAAGCCATTGTGAGTGGGAATTTCCCTATTGAAGATGATGTTTTGAATGCATTGATAGGATCAGTTTCCAGGATTGATCCTGGTTCAGCAATCATGTTTTTGAATTTCATGGTTGGGAAAGGGAGATTACCCACTTTGTCAACCTTGAGTAATTTGAGCAAGAATTTTGGCAAGCGTAGCAAGGGTGATGAATTGTGGGAAGTTTACCAGGTTTTGTCTTCACATGGTTATTTCTCGGATTTGGAGAGTTACAGTGTGATGGTTTCATTCTTCTGCAGGGCTGGGAGATTAAGGGAGGCTTATAAGGTTCTTCAGGAGATGAAGACAAAAGGGTTAAGCCCAAATGTCTTGTTTTACAATCATCTTATGGAAGCATGTTGTAAAGAAGATTTGGTGCGTCCTGCCAAAAGGCTGTGGGATGAGATGTTTGCAAGTGGGTGCCCAGGAAACTTGAGTACATACAATATCCTCATTGGAAAGCTCTCACAGATAGGGGAAGTTGAAGAGGCTACGCGCCTTTTTTGTCATATGGCAGAGAAAGGGGTAACACCGGATGCTACAACATATACAGCTCTTCTCGAAGGACTTTGTCAAGAATCAGATTTTAAATCTGCTTTTGAAATCTTCAATAAATCGGTTGAACAGGATGTGAGACTTGCACAAACAATATTGGGCACTTTTGTCATACATCTCTGCAGAAAAG GTCAGTTTCCTGTTGCTTCTAAGTTGCTTTGTGTTCTAAATTCTGATATAGCTCAATCAGATACCCATGTTGTTATGCTGAAATGCTTAGCTAATGCTAAAGAGATTCAATTAGCGATTAAACACATACAACGGGTTCGAGGTACCTCACCTTCAATTTTGCAAGCTATATTCAGCAAGCTTGCTGCCTCTGTTTCTTCTACTTCGGGACCAAACTCTACCGAGCAGTTGCTTCAAGCAATACAGGAGGAAGGTCCGGTTGATTGCAAAATCTACTAG
- the LOC107957026 gene encoding ACT domain-containing protein ACR6 produces MDDEFAKLVRRVNQPRVVIDNNACEDATVIHVDSVNKHGILLEVVQVLTDMNLTITKAYISSDGGWFMDVFNVVDNDGNKIRDKEVMDYIQSRIETSAGFVPSRRGSVGVMPAEEHTSIELAGTDRPGLLSEVCAVLADLHCNVVNAEIWTHNARAAAVVHVTDDSMGCAISDPKRLSTIKELLCNVLKGSDDLKTAKTTLSAPGVMHRERRLHQIMFADRDYERVEKAGVRAVEEGSSRPQVTLLNIEKDYTVITMRSKDRPKLLFDIVCTLTDMQYVVFHGMVNTGRIEAYQEFYIRHVDGLPISSEAERVRVIQCLEAAIERRASEGLELELCTDDRLGLLSDITRIFRENSLCIRRALISTKSGKAKDTFYVTDVTGNLVDPKIIDSIRAQIGHTALQVKRNSSLAPKPPHQETTMGHFFGNLFKARTFQNFKLIRSYS; encoded by the exons ATGGATGATGAATTTGCTAAGCTTGTCCGGAGGGTGAACCAACCCAG AGTTGTGATTGACAACAATGCTTGTGAGGATGCCACTGTTATCCAT GTTGACAGTGTCAACAAACATGGGATTCTCCTGGAAGTTGTCCAAGTGCTTACAGATATGAATCTTACAATAACAAAGGCATACATATCATCTGATGGAGGATGGTTTATGGATG TCTTTAATGTTGTTGACAATGATGGCAACAAAATCAGAGATAAGGAAGTTATGGACTATATTCAGAGT AGAATTGAAACTAGTGCTGGCTTTGTGCCATCACGGAGAGGCTCCGTAGGCGTGATGCCTGCAGAAGAGCATACATCGATTGAACTTGCTGGCACTGATAGGCCTGGTCTATTATCTGAAGTATGTGCAGTTCTTGCTGACCTCCATTGCAATGTTGTAAATGCTGAGATATGGACCCATAATGCTAGGGCAGCTGCCGTAGTTCATGTGACAGATGATTCAATGGGCTGCGCAATCAGTGATCCAAAACGTCTCTCAACGATAAAGGAATTGCTTTGTAATGTTCTCAAAGGAAGTGATGACTTGAAAACTGCAAAGACAACACTTTCAGCTCCAGGTGTTATGCACAGGGAGAGAAGGTTGCATCAAATCATGTTCGCAGACAGGGACTATGAAAGGGTTGAGAAAGCAGGAGTTAGGGCGGTAGAGGAAGGGAGTTCAAGACCTCAAGTCACTCTGTTGAATATCGAGAAAGATTACACTGTTATTACCATGAGGTCAAAAGATAGGCCGAAACTATTGTTTGATATAGTCTGCACTCTCACAGATATGCAATATGTTGTTTTTCATGGAATGGTGAACACAGGAAGGATCGAAGCTTATCAG GAATTCTACATCAGACATGTAGATGGGCTCCCCATTAGCTCGGAAGCTGAGCGTGTTCGTGTTATTCAATGTCTAGAAGCAGCCATTGAGAGGAGGGCATCTGAG GGGCTGGAACTAGAATTGTGCACAGACGACAGACTTGGACTCCTGTCTGACATCACCCGTATATTCCGGGAAAACAGCTTGTGTATCAGGAGAGCATTAATTTCAACAAAGAGTGGCAAGGCCAAGGACACCTTCTATGTCACAGACGTGACAGGAAATCTAGTTGATCCCAAGATCATCGATTCTATCCGTGCACAGATTGGACATACCGCATTACAGGTGAAACGTAACTCAAGTCTTGCACCAAAACCACCTCATCAGGAGACAACAATGGGTCATTTCTTTGGAAATCTATTCAAAGCTCGAACTTTTCAGAATTTCAAGTTAATCAGATCTTACTCTTGA